In the Staphylococcus condimenti genome, one interval contains:
- a CDS encoding YqeG family HAD IIIA-type phosphatase encodes MFKLIYPYAYLDSVFDIDYEKLCDMGYKAIIFDIDSTLVPHGGDATAEIDELFGQIHKLGLKTLLLSNNSEERIQTFNQNINSLYIPMANKPYKPNYLKAIEMLEVSNDEVVLVGDQLFTDILGANLCGIKSILVKYLLHEHEYELAIGKKRKVEKFLLKFYKQRSPNITKMG; translated from the coding sequence TTGTTTAAATTGATTTATCCTTATGCCTATTTAGACAGTGTTTTTGATATTGATTATGAAAAACTTTGTGACATGGGCTATAAAGCAATCATTTTTGATATCGATAGTACCTTAGTGCCGCATGGTGGAGACGCTACAGCAGAAATTGATGAATTATTTGGTCAAATTCATAAGTTAGGTTTAAAAACACTACTATTATCTAATAATAGTGAGGAACGTATTCAAACATTTAATCAAAATATCAACAGTTTATACATACCTATGGCAAATAAACCGTATAAACCAAATTATTTAAAAGCGATTGAAATGTTGGAAGTGAGTAATGATGAAGTTGTCTTGGTGGGGGATCAATTATTTACTGATATACTTGGCGCAAATTTGTGTGGTATTAAAAGCATTTTGGTTAAATACCTGCTACATGAACATGAGTATGAATTAGCAATTGGCAAGAAACGTAAAGTAGAAAAATTTCTTTTGAAATTTTACAAACAAAGATCTCCTAA